In Prunus dulcis unplaced genomic scaffold, ALMONDv2, whole genome shotgun sequence, the following are encoded in one genomic region:
- the LOC117612981 gene encoding serine/threonine-protein kinase ATG1t-like isoform X3: MEPESKPSLSELSSTAALGDYVLISEIGEGSFSRVWKAVHRESGEVVALKQVFLSRLNRRLKNCLDCEIKFLSSICHPNVVRLLKAFQNEGCIFLVLEFCNGGNLAAYIRQQGRVHEQIARKFMQQLGAGLEILHSHHIIHRDLKPENILLSRSDDDAVLKVADFGLSRSLHPGDYAETVCGSPLYMAPEVLQFERYDGKVDMWSVGVILFELLNGCPPFPGRTNVQVLKNIKSSTCLPFDQLILSRLHPDSVDICSKLLSRNPVVGKQYGRLSVLFMVKEEHERRG, encoded by the exons atggAACCTGAAAGCAAGCCAAGTCTCTCTGAACTCAGCAGCACAGCAGCATTAGGAGATTACGTTCTGATATCAGAGATTGGGGAAGGCTCTTTCTCCAGAGTGTGGAAAGCCGTGCACAGAGAAAGTGGGGAGGTGGTGGCTCTGAAGCAGGTCTTCCTCTCGCGGCTCAACAGGCGCCTCAAGAATTGCTTGGATTGCGAGATCAAATTCTTGTCCTCTATTTGCCACCCCAACGTCGTTCGTCTCCTCAAAGCTTTCCAG AATGAAGGTTGCATATTCCTGGTCCTGGAATTCTGCAATGGGGGAAATTTGGCAGCCTATATTCGGCAACAAGGGAGAGTTCATGAACAGATCGCTAGGAAATTTATGCAGCAGCTTG GGGCTGGTTTGGAAATACTACATTCTCACCACATCATTCATAGAGACTTAAAACCAGAG AACATTCTACTCTCTCGCAGTGATGATGATGCAGTGCTAAAGGTAGCTGATTTCGGTCTCTCAAG AAGTTTACATCCAGGTGATTATGCGGAGACAGTTTGTGGATCCCCATTATACATGGCACCTGAAGTTCTTCAGTTTGAAAGATATGATGGAAAG GTGGACATGTGGAGTGTTGGTGTAATTCTTTTTGAGCTTCTTAATGGTTGCCCTCCCTTTCCTGGTAGGACTAATGTTCAG GTGCTTAAGAACATCAAGTCATCTACATGTCTCCCTTTTGACCAACTCATCCTTTCTCGGTTGCATCCAGACTCTGTTGATATATGTTCAAAACTGTTGTCTCGAAATCCAG TTGTAGGGAAACAATATGGGAGGCTGAGTGTTCTCTTCATGGTCAAGGAGGAGCATGAAAGAAGAGGATAA
- the LOC117612981 gene encoding serine/threonine-protein kinase ATG1t-like isoform X4, whose product MEPESKPSLSELSSTAALGDYVLISEIGEGSFSRVWKAVHRESGEVVALKQVFLSRLNRRLKNCLDCEIKFLSSICHPNVVRLLKAFQNEGCIFLVLEFCNGGNLAAYIRQQGRVHEQIARKFMQQLGAGLEILHSHHIIHRDLKPENILLSRSDDDAVLKVADFGLSRSLHPGDYAETVCGSPLYMAPEVLQFERYDGKVDMWSVGVILFELLNGCPPFPGRTNVQVLKNIKSSTCLPFDQLILSRLHPDSVDICSKLLSRNPVHRLSFHEFYSHRFFKVFEKS is encoded by the exons atggAACCTGAAAGCAAGCCAAGTCTCTCTGAACTCAGCAGCACAGCAGCATTAGGAGATTACGTTCTGATATCAGAGATTGGGGAAGGCTCTTTCTCCAGAGTGTGGAAAGCCGTGCACAGAGAAAGTGGGGAGGTGGTGGCTCTGAAGCAGGTCTTCCTCTCGCGGCTCAACAGGCGCCTCAAGAATTGCTTGGATTGCGAGATCAAATTCTTGTCCTCTATTTGCCACCCCAACGTCGTTCGTCTCCTCAAAGCTTTCCAG AATGAAGGTTGCATATTCCTGGTCCTGGAATTCTGCAATGGGGGAAATTTGGCAGCCTATATTCGGCAACAAGGGAGAGTTCATGAACAGATCGCTAGGAAATTTATGCAGCAGCTTG GGGCTGGTTTGGAAATACTACATTCTCACCACATCATTCATAGAGACTTAAAACCAGAG AACATTCTACTCTCTCGCAGTGATGATGATGCAGTGCTAAAGGTAGCTGATTTCGGTCTCTCAAG AAGTTTACATCCAGGTGATTATGCGGAGACAGTTTGTGGATCCCCATTATACATGGCACCTGAAGTTCTTCAGTTTGAAAGATATGATGGAAAG GTGGACATGTGGAGTGTTGGTGTAATTCTTTTTGAGCTTCTTAATGGTTGCCCTCCCTTTCCTGGTAGGACTAATGTTCAG GTGCTTAAGAACATCAAGTCATCTACATGTCTCCCTTTTGACCAACTCATCCTTTCTCGGTTGCATCCAGACTCTGTTGATATATGTTCAAAACTGTTGTCTCGAAATCCAG TTCACCGCCTGTCTTTCCATGAATTTTATTCGCATAGGTTTTTCAAGGTTTTTGAGAAGAGTTGA
- the LOC117612981 gene encoding serine/threonine-protein kinase ATG1t-like isoform X2: MEPESKPSLSELSSTAALGDYVLISEIGEGSFSRVWKAVHRESGEVVALKQVFLSRLNRRLKNCLDCEIKFLSSICHPNVVRLLKAFQNEGCIFLVLEFCNGGNLAAYIRQQGRVHEQIARKFMQQLGAGLEILHSHHIIHRDLKPENILLSRSDDDAVLKVADFGLSRSLHPGDYAETVCGSPLYMAPEVLQFERYDGKVDMWSVGVILFELLNGCPPFPGRTNVQVLKNIKSSTCLPFDQLILSRLHPDSVDICSKLLSRNPVQSKCITLTQANNHHVNQPYGKIYMALLDNQQM, encoded by the exons atggAACCTGAAAGCAAGCCAAGTCTCTCTGAACTCAGCAGCACAGCAGCATTAGGAGATTACGTTCTGATATCAGAGATTGGGGAAGGCTCTTTCTCCAGAGTGTGGAAAGCCGTGCACAGAGAAAGTGGGGAGGTGGTGGCTCTGAAGCAGGTCTTCCTCTCGCGGCTCAACAGGCGCCTCAAGAATTGCTTGGATTGCGAGATCAAATTCTTGTCCTCTATTTGCCACCCCAACGTCGTTCGTCTCCTCAAAGCTTTCCAG AATGAAGGTTGCATATTCCTGGTCCTGGAATTCTGCAATGGGGGAAATTTGGCAGCCTATATTCGGCAACAAGGGAGAGTTCATGAACAGATCGCTAGGAAATTTATGCAGCAGCTTG GGGCTGGTTTGGAAATACTACATTCTCACCACATCATTCATAGAGACTTAAAACCAGAG AACATTCTACTCTCTCGCAGTGATGATGATGCAGTGCTAAAGGTAGCTGATTTCGGTCTCTCAAG AAGTTTACATCCAGGTGATTATGCGGAGACAGTTTGTGGATCCCCATTATACATGGCACCTGAAGTTCTTCAGTTTGAAAGATATGATGGAAAG GTGGACATGTGGAGTGTTGGTGTAATTCTTTTTGAGCTTCTTAATGGTTGCCCTCCCTTTCCTGGTAGGACTAATGTTCAG GTGCTTAAGAACATCAAGTCATCTACATGTCTCCCTTTTGACCAACTCATCCTTTCTCGGTTGCATCCAGACTCTGTTGATATATGTTCAAAACTGTTGTCTCGAAATCCAG TTCAATCAAAATGTATAACTCTCACACAGGCAAACAATCATCACGTAAATCAGCCATATGGAAAAATCTACATGGCACTCCTCGACAACCAACAAATGTAG
- the LOC117612981 gene encoding serine/threonine-protein kinase ATG1t-like isoform X1, translating into MEPESKPSLSELSSTAALGDYVLISEIGEGSFSRVWKAVHRESGEVVALKQVFLSRLNRRLKNCLDCEIKFLSSICHPNVVRLLKAFQNEGCIFLVLEFCNGGNLAAYIRQQGRVHEQIARKFMQQLGAGLEILHSHHIIHRDLKPENILLSRSDDDAVLKVADFGLSRSLHPGDYAETVCGSPLYMAPEVLQFERYDGKVDMWSVGVILFELLNGCPPFPGRTNVQVLKNIKSSTCLPFDQLILSRLHPDSVDICSKLLSRNPGLALYLPQFLIFLLYPSPKLAIYIAYLLGPGFSTRLGFYLVIPGY; encoded by the exons atggAACCTGAAAGCAAGCCAAGTCTCTCTGAACTCAGCAGCACAGCAGCATTAGGAGATTACGTTCTGATATCAGAGATTGGGGAAGGCTCTTTCTCCAGAGTGTGGAAAGCCGTGCACAGAGAAAGTGGGGAGGTGGTGGCTCTGAAGCAGGTCTTCCTCTCGCGGCTCAACAGGCGCCTCAAGAATTGCTTGGATTGCGAGATCAAATTCTTGTCCTCTATTTGCCACCCCAACGTCGTTCGTCTCCTCAAAGCTTTCCAG AATGAAGGTTGCATATTCCTGGTCCTGGAATTCTGCAATGGGGGAAATTTGGCAGCCTATATTCGGCAACAAGGGAGAGTTCATGAACAGATCGCTAGGAAATTTATGCAGCAGCTTG GGGCTGGTTTGGAAATACTACATTCTCACCACATCATTCATAGAGACTTAAAACCAGAG AACATTCTACTCTCTCGCAGTGATGATGATGCAGTGCTAAAGGTAGCTGATTTCGGTCTCTCAAG AAGTTTACATCCAGGTGATTATGCGGAGACAGTTTGTGGATCCCCATTATACATGGCACCTGAAGTTCTTCAGTTTGAAAGATATGATGGAAAG GTGGACATGTGGAGTGTTGGTGTAATTCTTTTTGAGCTTCTTAATGGTTGCCCTCCCTTTCCTGGTAGGACTAATGTTCAG GTGCTTAAGAACATCAAGTCATCTACATGTCTCCCTTTTGACCAACTCATCCTTTCTCGGTTGCATCCAGACTCTGTTGATATATGTTCAAAACTGTTGTCTCGAAATCCAGGTCTAGCATTATACCTTCCTCAATTTCTTATATTCTTATTGTACCCTTCACCAAAACTAGCTATATATATTGCTTATCTGTTAGGACCAGGATTCTCTACCAGGTTGGGATTTTATCTGGTTATACCAGGGTATTAA
- the LOC117612981 gene encoding serine/threonine-protein kinase ATG1t-like isoform X5 has translation MEPESKPSLSELSSTAALGDYVLISEIGEGSFSRVWKAVHRESGEVVALKQVFLSRLNRRLKNCLDCEIKFLSSICHPNVVRLLKAFQNEGCIFLVLEFCNGGNLAAYIRQQGRVHEQIARKFMQQLGAGLEILHSHHIIHRDLKPENILLSRSDDDAVLKVADFGLSRSLHPGDYAETVCGSPLYMAPEVLQFERYDGKVDMWSVGVILFELLNGCPPFPGRTNVQVLKNIKSSTCLPFDQLILSRLHPDSVDICSKLLSRNPDMAQSKP, from the exons atggAACCTGAAAGCAAGCCAAGTCTCTCTGAACTCAGCAGCACAGCAGCATTAGGAGATTACGTTCTGATATCAGAGATTGGGGAAGGCTCTTTCTCCAGAGTGTGGAAAGCCGTGCACAGAGAAAGTGGGGAGGTGGTGGCTCTGAAGCAGGTCTTCCTCTCGCGGCTCAACAGGCGCCTCAAGAATTGCTTGGATTGCGAGATCAAATTCTTGTCCTCTATTTGCCACCCCAACGTCGTTCGTCTCCTCAAAGCTTTCCAG AATGAAGGTTGCATATTCCTGGTCCTGGAATTCTGCAATGGGGGAAATTTGGCAGCCTATATTCGGCAACAAGGGAGAGTTCATGAACAGATCGCTAGGAAATTTATGCAGCAGCTTG GGGCTGGTTTGGAAATACTACATTCTCACCACATCATTCATAGAGACTTAAAACCAGAG AACATTCTACTCTCTCGCAGTGATGATGATGCAGTGCTAAAGGTAGCTGATTTCGGTCTCTCAAG AAGTTTACATCCAGGTGATTATGCGGAGACAGTTTGTGGATCCCCATTATACATGGCACCTGAAGTTCTTCAGTTTGAAAGATATGATGGAAAG GTGGACATGTGGAGTGTTGGTGTAATTCTTTTTGAGCTTCTTAATGGTTGCCCTCCCTTTCCTGGTAGGACTAATGTTCAG GTGCTTAAGAACATCAAGTCATCTACATGTCTCCCTTTTGACCAACTCATCCTTTCTCGGTTGCATCCAGACTCTGTTGATATATGTTCAAAACTGTTGTCTCGAAATCCAG ATATGGCACAATCCAAACCGTAG